The window TTATCAGCTTCAACTCTGTTGGGCTATCATCAACAATCAACACTTTTCTAGACATATTTTCCTTCTCTTTTTTTAGAATCCGTATCTATTTACTTTGCAAACAAACATTCACGCTGACCTGTTACTTAGTTGGAGTCCCGCCTTCCTGTTCAGGAGCAACACCTTCTTTGACAATTATCGAGTTCACCATGTCAATAAGTTCAGCTGGTTTGAAAGGTTTTGTCAGGTAAGCACTTGCAGCGGATAATCTCCCTTTCACCTTATCAATTATCCTATTCTTACTTGTCAGCATGACAACTGGGATATCTTTTGTATCGTTATTTTTCTTCAAAATAGACAACACTCGGTATCCATCAATCTTCGGCAACATAATATCAAGCAGAACAAGATCCGGTCGCTCTTCGTTGAGCCTGCTCAAGGCCTCAACACCATCGGCAGCCTCAACAACCCGAAAATCTCCACTGGTCAGGGTCATTTTAATAACCTTACGAGTGGTCGGGCTATCTTCAACAACTAAAACTGTTTTACTAGCAGAGCGATTTGTAATGAGACGCTTTTCTTTCTTCTCTTTCTGCTCATGCCAACTGTTTCTCGACTCGTTCTCTCCAGAATCCAAGCGTTGATTTGAAGCAATATACTCTACTATTTCACGAACTTGACCAGCAACCTTTTGGTATTTTGTATCAACCTGTACTATGGGGAGCAAAAGATCAAAATAGGTCAGTGCCTTTTCAAAATCATTCAAATTCAAATACGCAGTGCCTGCATAGTACAACAGCCTCGGGTTGACCTCATCTGCCAGTACCCGTTCAAAACGCTTTGTGGCCTGCTGCACCATCTTACGTTCCACTTTGTAGGGATCAATCTGAGCGAGCGTAGACGAATCTGTCAACGGATTGGCCCGACAGTAGGAACAAAACACAGCTTGAGGATCAACCGGGGCAAAACAGAAAGGACAGCGGTTTACCTTTCCGCTACCCTTACACAATCTCGCTTTCTCTACATCTTCGAGTATATGTGGTTCTTTGGGTGAACATTTATACGCTTCGCCTAAAGCTTTTTTTATCTTCGGCAACTCAGTCAAAGACCTGGAAAGCCACAACCATCCCTGAGCGCTCTGTCGGTTATCACGCACAAAAGCCATAAGCTTTTTTTGGGCCTTGTTAAGCTCCAGTCGCTCACAAAGCTTGATTCCCTCATCCAGCAATTCTTGCCGTGGAACAAGCTCAGTTTCTACATCATCGCATTGATTATCCTTCTGAATCATTGCGTTGATCAGTAAATTCTGATTGCTCTTATGCACCCTTCTGACCACATCGTCTTTAAGAGTACAACTGCTAACCTGAACGCCCTCCATGCTAAGCAGCTTCAGCACCGCCTCTTCACCGATCAGCTTTCCACAGACAGCATCATAAATCTTTCCCTGAACAAGAAAAAGGCTCCCTTTATATTCAGGGCAATTATTCTCAATACAATGATCTATATCCTGATGCTCACCACAGTTATGTACATCCAAACGACAGGTTGTTTCTTCCGTTTCCATCAACTGAACAATACCAACAACGGAGAACTTCCCTAAATCGCCTTTTTTCTGCTGTGTTTTCAACCCCCTGATAATCGCATCAGCAAGTTCTTCCGAGGCAAGAGGCTTCTTAAAAACCTGGAAGGCCTTTCCCATTAACCGAGTCTTCAACTCCGGGAGGTCATAAGAAGTAATAACTATTCTTGGTATATCGGAGTGTTTCTTTTGTATATACGATAAGAGCTGAAAACCGTCACCACCAGGCATAACCAAATCTGTAATAACAAGGGAAATATCCCCCCTGTCAACCTGCCGAACAGCTTCTTTAATATCGTAAGCATGTGATACTTGAAATATTTTCCTATAATCGCCCAATGTTGAATCAACGATCTCGTGGATCATCTCATCATCATCTACCAATAATACTTTTTTCATTGAACAGCTCTTATACGTTTGCCTTTAAACAAGAACACACCCGTTTCGTTTCTTCATCTGGCTGAATTTGGAACATTCCACGAGAGCAATCAGTATCTACCCGAGAGGTTTCCTGAGATTAATAAATCCCTATCAAGGAAGCAATAAATTCTCATACCTGCAAAGTACTACTTTCCGTGTTGTATACATTAAAACACAAAAGCAACCTCAGAAAATCAAATGTTACCCTCACGCAACCTACTCTATGTTAGAGCTTCACACACGACACTATGATAATTTACATTAAATATTGTTCAGAGCACCCCGAAAAAACAGCTTACTACTTTTAATAAAAATAGAAATGATTATAAAGTATCAAAAATAAATTTGTCAAATAAATTCAACTTATTTCAATATTTAATCCTCAAGAAGAAGGGCAGCACAAGTTGTATCCTTCACAAGCAAAAAAATCAAGGCGTTACTCCCAAAGATCGCCCGGTAAAAAAAATACGATCAAGGTTGAATTTTTTAAACTAAAATAACAAACAGTTAGTAAAACCCCTCTCCCCTCAGGCAAAGAGGGGTTAAATTTATGCATCAGGATACAACCTCTCGAAAAGACAGCATCCTCAGTAACCGTATCACAAAATTATGTTTTATCACCCTAAAAGCAAAGTTTTTTTACTTGTATATAATTTTTGGGCACGGTAAAGTATATCAGAATTTTTTTAAAAAACCGCCTGCATCTCACAACAAAGGAGAGTCAACGATGAAAAGAAAAACACTAAGTGCTTATGTATTAGCCGCACTTATGGCGACTGGGTTTGCAAGCTCGCAGGTAATGGCTGGCGTACTTGCAGAAGGAAACATATCTGTCTACAAGGGAGGTAAACAGGTTAACACCTTAACCGGTCAAAATCCTGTTGACGAAGAGGCACTGTTAATTTGCAACGATCAATGCATGGTAAAAACCACAGGTGTCTCAATTATCGGGACAGCTGGCTCTGAATTAGCCGTGAAGGATAGTCAGAAACAGTTCAACCTTCTTCTTAAAAAGGGTAAGCTTGATTTCGTTCTTACGGGTTCCGTAGGAAAAATGGGTTTCTATACAGCAGACAGGCAATATGCTAGTGCTGATGTCGTTTATAATGTAAGCTCCTCGTCACCAGTTCGTGGTTATATGGAATTAACTCCGTCTGGTGATACCAAGATAGGTGTATACGCAGGACGATTAGTGTTTAACTCAGCTGAAGGCACAAAAACTATAGATAGCAATAACTATATTCTACTGGCACAGGCAGATGTGGGCGCTCCTGCGACTGATGCATCCGAAGAACCTGCTGTTGCGGATGATAATGGCGATTGGGAATGCAATAGTGATAATGCAGGAAGATTGTGCGACAAAGATAATGAGGATTGGTACTGTGGTGATGAAAATATGGGGGAAAAATGTGGTGATAGAGCTGGGGCAATTGCATGGGGAACTGATGCGATAGTAGCAGGCTCTGCTGTAGCAGCTGTAGCTGCTTGGGGAGTATACGAATATCTGGATGACGATGATGATACTCCACGAGTAACCACAATTCCGCCATCGCAGACACCTTCTGGAACTGCGCCTAATGACAGAGCAAGCAGCAACGCTACTCCTCCGGCTTCTCCCAGAAATCCCAGCCCTAACCTTTAATCAGTAGTGAATTTTTTTATAGCAGGCAGGCATATATAAGCCTGCCTGCTGTAGTTTTTTCCGGCCTCTTGTAAATTCTTCTCTTTTATCCTTACGCAGCGAGCAGGGCGTTATATTTTTATATTTTTCAACATGATTAAGAAAAAGTTCACGTTATATCTTTTGTTCAGCTTTGTATTAATACTCTCTGGTTGCGCTAGCGAACAATTTGAAAGCAATGTTAATCTTGAAGAGTTTACTCAGCAGGCTGACCAACTCGCCAGTAGAACCGTCCAACAAAACATGTTTGATTCTGTACTTACAGCCCCTCTGGATGAAGCAGAATCAATCTTAGGACCTGGAGACCTTATTTCGGTTAATGTTCTTGAATCAGAAGAACTAAATACAGAAACACGAGTTAGTTCAAGGGGCTATGTAAGCCTTCCTATTTTAGATCAAGTCGAAGTACTTGGGCTTACAGCGGCGGAGGCGGAAGAAAAAATAGAACAACTTCTCAAAGAAAAATACCTTCGAGACCCACATGTATCTGTTTTTGTAAAAGAAAAAATAAGTGACCAAATTACCCTTGTCGGAGCTTTCACTACACCTGGTAACTACGACTATGTCTCAGGGAGGCGCTTGCTCGATATCATTGCAGTTGCACAGGGGGTCACTGAGGACTCTGCACCAATTGCCTATCTCTCTCGAAAAGATCGCAAAACCGGGGCAATTAAAAATTACATTATTGATTTGGATGCGCTTATTAAACGTGGCGATATGAATTTTAATGTCGCGATAGCGGGTGGTGATGTTATTTTTGTACCTGAAGCTGGAAAATGCTTTGTTGATGGAGCGGTGAGAAACCCAGGGACATATCCTTTAAAAGGTGAAATGACAATTACCGAAGCAATTGTTTTAGCTGGAGGTTTAACAGCGTATGCCGATAATGATAAAATAAAAATCATTCGTTATACAGGCGAAGGGAAACGGAATATTATTAGTTTAAGTTTTAGTGAACTGCAAGAAGGTGTCGGGGACAGCATTAAACTCCAAGATCAGGATGTGGTCTATGCTGAATCAAGCAGTTCTGGGCTTTTGTCAACAGGATTAGGATTTTCATTAGGATTCATGGGGACAGGAATCAATTACCAAAATCCATCTGTGGACAGAAGAGCTGGTAGATAATAAGTGCGTAAAAAAGGTGGTTATTAAATTTAAAAAAACAGCTCAAATAGCTGTACTCTTTTTTCTGGCTACAATACCTATCCTTTTTGGAGCTGTACATCCTATTATTACGGGATTATATACTTTTTCTATATACTCTCTACTGGGTAGCTGGCTTATAGTAAATAAAAAACAATTCCCTGTTTTTCATATATCCTCTCTTGGGATTATTAGCTTTTCTTTATTTATACTTTCTGTTGCTTTTTCTACAGTTCCTCTTCCTCTTGCATGGATTCAGGCAATCTCGCCAGCTCGTTTTGCATATATACAAGCAGCAAATCAGCTCAGTAGCACAAACATTCAGTATGCCCCCCTAAGTCATCATCCTAACGCAGGAATATTATTTTTCACCTTTTTAATAGCTTTAGTTCTTTATGCATTAACGCTTCTCATTCTACTCAAAAACGATCAAGCATTTCTGGAAAAAGTTCTCTATACATGCGCTATTATTGGTTTATTTGAGGCCATGTATGGCTTGGTTCAGGTGACAAATCCTGAAATGGGCGTGCTTTGGCTAAACGATATCAAACAATTTAAAGGCATGGCTCGTGGCACTATAATTTATAAAAATCAATATGCGGCTCTTCTTAACATGATTTGGCCTCTTACTTTTGGAACAGCACTTCTTTATTTCAGGGGTCAAATTCACAAGAAACACTCACGATCCGTGCTCTCACAACAACCACGCCGTAGAAAAAAGAAAAAACATTCTCATTCTCAAACAAATTATCGTTTACAAGCATATATACTCCTTTTTATTACCTCAATCCTTATGCTGGCAAACCTTTTTTCCCAGTCAAGAGGCGGGTCTCTCTCTATGCTACTTATCCTTTTTATACTGCTTATAATAATACCGGGAGGCTATCAAAAAAAAATATTCCTTGCCAGTACCCTTCTCCTCATCACCATATTCTATGGTTCAATAATTGGATTCACCAATATACTTGAGCGGTTCATGCTCATTCAGCAATCCAGTGAAGTTCGATTAAATATATGGTTTTCGAGTTTACCTATGCTTTACGATTATATTTTTTTAGGAGCTGGTATTGGTTCATACATCACTCTTTCTCCTATCTATCTTAAATTTTTCCCAGAAAACTTAGCTTTTGATCACGCACATAACGATTATCTTGAACTTGCAATAGAGCTCGGTCTTCCATTAGCAGTATTTTTCTTCTGCGTTTTCCTTGTAATATTCTCGCGCACAATAAAAAAAATATGGCCCTACACAAAAACAAGTTTAACTCACCTCCCTTCTTCTGCTATCATTGCTTTGGTATCAACTGCAGCCCTGATAGGCTTCCTTGTGCATGGTACTGTTGATTTTGGCTGGCGACTTCCAGCTAATTTATTATATGCTACAACCCTAATTAGCTTGCTCCAGCACGGAGCACAAGCAACAGAGCACCTCTTACATAATAAAAATTAAATACTACTACCTGGATCTGAGCGCTCTTGATGAAGCTTTTTTCATCCTAACTTTGCTCAGTTATCTACATTAATAAATTTTGCTCTTCATAATGCAGAATTTTAATCAAATTTATTTAACAGCCCTAAAAATAACCAATTATGACTCCAGCACAACAAAATGAGTTAGAACGGCAAATAGTTATCGGAAGCTCAAATGGTAACCAGAACCTTCCCTCTACAGACTACAAGGAACATATTGCTCCTTTACAGGATGAAGAAATCCATTTGCGTGATTACCTGAATGTTATAGTTAGACGCAAACTTTCAGTTCTTCTTGTCCTTCTTTTTATTTTTTTTGGCACAGCACTCTTTACCTTAACAAGCACGCCAAAATTTCAAGGAAAAGGAACCATCAAGGCCTCTGCATCACAGGGGCAGCTCACAAATTTCGAGGATATCCAGTCAAGCGCCCTCAAAACTATGGAATTTCAGCAGACACAGGTAAACCTCCTGGAAAGCGAACAGCTGACAATGCGGATAATTGACAAACTTGATCTCATTAATAATCCTTTTTTTAACGATGAAATCGCCAGTAAGACAGATAACGGCTTAAATTTAAAGTCAATTATTAAAACTACTCTAGATTCTGTGCGTAACTTTGTTCGCCTCAGTTCTGGAGAAAATGAAAATCTATCACAAGACGAACAAAAACGATTAATAATCGACAGCATTGTTAAAAAACTTCAGGATGATCTCAAAATATCGCCAGTCCGTAATAGCGAGCTCATTCAGCTTAGTATTGAAACACCAGCTCCTCAACTTTCCGCAGATATAATCAATACGGCCATGAATGAGTTTATTCAGATGCTCATGGATACCAATATTGATTCCTCAAAGAATGCCGCTCAATTCCTTGAAAAACAGATTGTTACAGCTCAAATCAAACTTGAACAATCAGAAAAGGAACTCAATAATTTTTCTCGGCAAGCAGGCTTGGTTTCAATGGACCCCAAGCTCAATCTCATTATGCGTCAGCTGGAAGAACTCAATGATGCCTTAGCTAAGGCTCGTGCTGAACGTATTAGTAAAGAGTCCCTCTATCAACAGGCTATAAGCAAGAATAACCAAAATCTTCCTCAAATTCTTCAGGATGATCTTATCAAAAATCTCAAAGCTGAATACTCCCTTCTCGCAACTGAATATCAGGACCTTTCCACAACCTTTAAACCTGCATACCCAAAAATGCAGCAGCTACAGGCTAAAATTAATGATCTAAAGGAGAGAATACGTGAAGAAAAGCTCTTTATCATTGAGTCGATAAAAAACGACTACGAAGCTGCTCTGAAAAAGCAAGAGTACTTAGAAGTTAAAGCCAATGAGCAGAAACAAAGAGCTATTGAACTGAATGATAGAGCAACACAATACAAAATTCTTTTGCGAGAGACTGAAACGAATAAAACTATCTATGAGAGTCTCTTGCAGAGAGCAAAAGAAATTGAAGCAACATTAGGAGCTGCGGTTACCAATATTAATATAGTAGATAGATCAAGAGTCCCCTTATACCCATCAAGCCCAAAAGTTGCGCGTAACCTGCTACTCGGCTTGTTGCTCGGCTTGTTCTGTGGGTTAGGGCTCGCTTTTCTCCTTGAATATCTTGATGATACTATTAAAAACCCAGAGGAAATGATTGATAGATTTCACATACCTGTTCTTGGACTTATTCCTTTTGATAAGGAATGTGTTAATAAGCGGAAAGATATGGCTTTGAAATCATATACAGATCCTCGTTCCCCCGTTGCTGAATCGATTCGCACCGCTATAACCTCTATTGATCTTTCAGCAGCTGAACATCCACCAAAAGCAATCCTTGTCACTAGTATTCTTCCAGGTGCAGGTAAAAGTTCGCTATCAACTAATACAGCCCTCTCTTATCTTTCAAGCGGTGATAACTGTTTAATTATTGATGTTGACTTGAGAAAGCCTAGCCTTCACCGTGTTTTTGATGCGGAAAGAAAAGGAGAAGGGCTCTCCAGTGTTCTTAGCGGCATCAGTACATTAAAAGAAGTCATTCAAAAAACTGATTATAAGGGCTTAGATTATATTTCCAGTGGTCCGTTACCTCCTAACCCTGCCGAACTGATTGCCTCCAACAGAATGCGCGAGCTGCTCAAAACGGTCAGTGAGCATTATAGTCATATTATTCTTGACGGCCCCCCTTTCCAGGGATTTGCAGAGATTTTAGTCTTAGCGAATATGGTTGATGGCCTTATTTTGATTACTGTTGAAGGGGATACTCCACGCGATGGGGTAAAACATTTTCGCCGCTCCGTTTTGAACGTAAACGGAAAAATTCTTGGTACAATTGTCAATAAGACCGGAAAACAAAAGGGATATGGAGCCTACAGTAAATATAGTTATTATGCATACCAGTATGATTATAACTATGGTGCCTCCAGCAATGAAAGATAGCAGTATTTCTCAAATTCCTAGCTGAATTCTTTATTGAGTTATAAGGTTGTCGTGCGCGAACACAGTATACTCTTATCCAGTATTCTTTTTTTTAGTCTCATGGGACTTGGGCTTTACCAGTTGCGTATAGCTCTAGTGGTGCAGTCTGCATACAATAACTTTTCAAATCAAGAGGTTATTAAAAAATATCAAACGGAGCCTAAATTTTTAGTCGAGTATAGTAAGGAAGATATTCTGTTGGGT is drawn from Candidatus Electrothrix aestuarii and contains these coding sequences:
- a CDS encoding polysaccharide biosynthesis/export family protein; translated protein: MIKKKFTLYLLFSFVLILSGCASEQFESNVNLEEFTQQADQLASRTVQQNMFDSVLTAPLDEAESILGPGDLISVNVLESEELNTETRVSSRGYVSLPILDQVEVLGLTAAEAEEKIEQLLKEKYLRDPHVSVFVKEKISDQITLVGAFTTPGNYDYVSGRRLLDIIAVAQGVTEDSAPIAYLSRKDRKTGAIKNYIIDLDALIKRGDMNFNVAIAGGDVIFVPEAGKCFVDGAVRNPGTYPLKGEMTITEAIVLAGGLTAYADNDKIKIIRYTGEGKRNIISLSFSELQEGVGDSIKLQDQDVVYAESSSSGLLSTGLGFSLGFMGTGINYQNPSVDRRAGR
- a CDS encoding polysaccharide biosynthesis tyrosine autokinase; translation: MTPAQQNELERQIVIGSSNGNQNLPSTDYKEHIAPLQDEEIHLRDYLNVIVRRKLSVLLVLLFIFFGTALFTLTSTPKFQGKGTIKASASQGQLTNFEDIQSSALKTMEFQQTQVNLLESEQLTMRIIDKLDLINNPFFNDEIASKTDNGLNLKSIIKTTLDSVRNFVRLSSGENENLSQDEQKRLIIDSIVKKLQDDLKISPVRNSELIQLSIETPAPQLSADIINTAMNEFIQMLMDTNIDSSKNAAQFLEKQIVTAQIKLEQSEKELNNFSRQAGLVSMDPKLNLIMRQLEELNDALAKARAERISKESLYQQAISKNNQNLPQILQDDLIKNLKAEYSLLATEYQDLSTTFKPAYPKMQQLQAKINDLKERIREEKLFIIESIKNDYEAALKKQEYLEVKANEQKQRAIELNDRATQYKILLRETETNKTIYESLLQRAKEIEATLGAAVTNINIVDRSRVPLYPSSPKVARNLLLGLLLGLFCGLGLAFLLEYLDDTIKNPEEMIDRFHIPVLGLIPFDKECVNKRKDMALKSYTDPRSPVAESIRTAITSIDLSAAEHPPKAILVTSILPGAGKSSLSTNTALSYLSSGDNCLIIDVDLRKPSLHRVFDAERKGEGLSSVLSGISTLKEVIQKTDYKGLDYISSGPLPPNPAELIASNRMRELLKTVSEHYSHIILDGPPFQGFAEILVLANMVDGLILITVEGDTPRDGVKHFRRSVLNVNGKILGTIVNKTGKQKGYGAYSKYSYYAYQYDYNYGASSNER
- a CDS encoding O-antigen ligase family protein, which produces MVIKFKKTAQIAVLFFLATIPILFGAVHPIITGLYTFSIYSLLGSWLIVNKKQFPVFHISSLGIISFSLFILSVAFSTVPLPLAWIQAISPARFAYIQAANQLSSTNIQYAPLSHHPNAGILFFTFLIALVLYALTLLILLKNDQAFLEKVLYTCAIIGLFEAMYGLVQVTNPEMGVLWLNDIKQFKGMARGTIIYKNQYAALLNMIWPLTFGTALLYFRGQIHKKHSRSVLSQQPRRRKKKKHSHSQTNYRLQAYILLFITSILMLANLFSQSRGGSLSMLLILFILLIIIPGGYQKKIFLASTLLLITIFYGSIIGFTNILERFMLIQQSSEVRLNIWFSSLPMLYDYIFLGAGIGSYITLSPIYLKFFPENLAFDHAHNDYLELAIELGLPLAVFFFCVFLVIFSRTIKKIWPYTKTSLTHLPSSAIIALVSTAALIGFLVHGTVDFGWRLPANLLYATTLISLLQHGAQATEHLLHNKN
- a CDS encoding response regulator; this encodes MKKVLLVDDDEMIHEIVDSTLGDYRKIFQVSHAYDIKEAVRQVDRGDISLVITDLVMPGGDGFQLLSYIQKKHSDIPRIVITSYDLPELKTRLMGKAFQVFKKPLASEELADAIIRGLKTQQKKGDLGKFSVVGIVQLMETEETTCRLDVHNCGEHQDIDHCIENNCPEYKGSLFLVQGKIYDAVCGKLIGEEAVLKLLSMEGVQVSSCTLKDDVVRRVHKSNQNLLINAMIQKDNQCDDVETELVPRQELLDEGIKLCERLELNKAQKKLMAFVRDNRQSAQGWLWLSRSLTELPKIKKALGEAYKCSPKEPHILEDVEKARLCKGSGKVNRCPFCFAPVDPQAVFCSYCRANPLTDSSTLAQIDPYKVERKMVQQATKRFERVLADEVNPRLLYYAGTAYLNLNDFEKALTYFDLLLPIVQVDTKYQKVAGQVREIVEYIASNQRLDSGENESRNSWHEQKEKKEKRLITNRSASKTVLVVEDSPTTRKVIKMTLTSGDFRVVEAADGVEALSRLNEERPDLVLLDIMLPKIDGYRVLSILKKNNDTKDIPVVMLTSKNRIIDKVKGRLSAASAYLTKPFKPAELIDMVNSIIVKEGVAPEQEGGTPTK